A genomic region of bacterium contains the following coding sequences:
- the nrdR gene encoding transcriptional regulator NrdR, which translates to MRCPSCGLKETRVLDSRPAEDGDGIRRRRECEACHRRFTTFERAERAALYVLKRNGGRERFDRAKILRGLRLACEGRPVEDGALEDIADEIERTALEQGTGAIKSRVIGDAVIERLRRLDDVAYVRFASVYRRLGDVDRLVEEIQALKARKQMEAELASQVLLIPLAPHRPEQN; encoded by the coding sequence GTGCGGTGTCCTTCCTGCGGACTCAAAGAAACCCGGGTACTTGATTCCCGGCCGGCTGAGGACGGCGACGGAATCCGCCGAAGGCGCGAATGTGAGGCCTGCCACCGGCGGTTTACGACGTTCGAGCGCGCCGAGCGGGCCGCCCTCTATGTACTCAAGCGGAATGGGGGCCGGGAGCGGTTCGATCGGGCAAAGATCCTGCGGGGTCTCAGGCTGGCGTGCGAAGGCCGGCCGGTGGAGGACGGGGCGCTCGAAGACATCGCCGACGAGATCGAGCGGACGGCGCTCGAGCAGGGGACCGGCGCCATCAAGAGCCGTGTGATCGGCGATGCGGTGATCGAGCGCCTCCGGCGGCTCGATGACGTGGCGTATGTGCGGTTTGCTTCTGTGTACCGGCGTCTGGGAGACGTCGACCGGCTGGTGGAGGAGATCCAGGCGCTGAAGGCCCGCAAGCAGATGGAAGCCGAGCTCGCTTCGCAGGTGCTGCTGATTCCGCTCGCTCCACACCGTCCGGAGCAGAACTAA